TCGTTGACGTTGCGCTCGGCGAAGGAGGAGTCCATGTGGAGGCGCTCCATGGCCTCCTTGACCTCCTTGACCCAGGTGCGCAGCTTGGGGGCCTCGCCGCGGACGGCGGTGGCGGAGGTGCGCAGGAAGTTGCTCACCGACACGCCAGGGACCTCGACCGGGTACTGCATGGCGAGGAAGAGGCCGGCGCGGGCGCGCTCGTCGACGGACATCTCCAGGACGTCCTCGCCGTCGAGGGTGACGGTGCCGCCGGTGATCGTGTACTTGGGGTGACCCGCCAGCGAGTAGGCGAGGGTCGACTTGCCGGAGCCGTTGGGGCCCATGATGGCGTGCGTCTCGCCCTGCTTCACGGTGAGGTCGACGCCCTTGAGGATCTCCTTCGTGGCGTTGTCGGCCTCGACGGTGACGTGCAGGTCTCGGATTTCAAGCGTTGCCATGGGTGCCTCAGGACTCCTGGGTGAGGGAGACGAGCACGTCGTCCCCTTCGATCTTTACGGGGTATACGGGGACGGG
The DNA window shown above is from Streptomyces sp. NBC_00670 and carries:
- the sufC gene encoding Fe-S cluster assembly ATPase SufC, encoding MATLEIRDLHVTVEADNATKEILKGVDLTVKQGETHAIMGPNGSGKSTLAYSLAGHPKYTITGGTVTLDGEDVLEMSVDERARAGLFLAMQYPVEVPGVSVSNFLRTSATAVRGEAPKLRTWVKEVKEAMERLHMDSSFAERNVNEGFSGGEKKRHEILQLELLKPKVAILDETDSGLDVDALRIVSEGVNRVRETGEVGTLLITHYTRILRYIKPDYVHVFSAGRIVESGGAELADKLEEEGYEAYTKGGASE